The nucleotide sequence TATTATTTGATTTTAACTTTGCAATATCCTCATTTTTACCTATGATGGCAAGAGAGCTATTCTCAGTTATAGTGAAGCTCCCTCCAGGGATCAGATGAAAAGGTCCTTTTGGCCCCTCTTTCACGGCTATAACCTGTATTCCATAATTATCATCTAATTTTAATTCAGCAAGTGTCTTGCCCACATACTCTTTTGGAGCTTTTAGCTCAAAGATTTTATAATCAGGTTCGACAGGAAGCCAATTAATAAGATTCGGTGTTGTGAGCGTTTCTGCAAGTTCTATCGCAACATCTTTTTCAGGATAGATTATCTTTGTGGCACCAACTAGCCCTAAAATACGGCCATGATCCTCATTTATTGCTTTTGCTATTATCTTTTCAATACCTAAATCTTTCAGATAGAGGGTAATCATAACACTTGCTTCAATATTGTCCCCCATACATACTATTGCCGCATCTACAGATTTATCCACAAACTCCGATAACACTTTCCTGTCAGTTGTATCAGCAACAATTGCTTGGGTAACTAAATCTTTAATCTGCTCAACTTTTCTTTCTGATTCGTCAATAACTAAGACTTGATTTCCTAGTTTGTGAAGGGCAGTTGCAACATTTATGCCGAAATTCCCAAGACCAATAACTACAAATTGTTTCATCAAATCACTTCTCTTATCCCACAAAGATATCTGCCTTTGGGTATTTAAAAGATATTTCCTTTTGTTTACCCAATAATGAAAATCCTATTGCCAATGGACCTATTCTCCCTATTAGCATAAGTGATATAATTACTAATTTTCCGATTGAACTAAGGTGAGGAGTGATACCCAGAGAAAGACCAACAGTGCCAAGTGCAGAGACAATTTCAAAAAGAAGTGAAATGAAAGAGAATTCTTCTGTGAAAAGCAATATCCCTAAAGCAACGACTATAAAAATCATTGAAGTTATAAAAATACCAAAAGCTTTGTCTATTTTCTCAGGGGATATAATTCTCTTGAAGATATTTACGTCTTTTTTGCCTTTTAGAAGATAATATGTGAATAGAACTAATACACCAAAGGTGCTTGACTTCATACCTCCTCCAGTTCCTCCAGAAGACGCACCTATAAACATCAAGATCATCATGATAAAAAGGCTTGGTAGGCCCATAATAGATATATCAACGCTATTAAACCCAGTCGTGCTTGAGGATGATATTGCTTGAAACAAAGACGCCATAATTGAATCGCCTTCAGAAATAAAAATAATAATGAATCCGAATAATATTAGGGTTATTGTTAGCAAGAAGCTAAATTTGGCATAGACTGAGAGCTTCTTTTGTTCCTTTTTATAAGATGCTCCGATGAATCTTAAGACATCATAGATAACAAAAAATCCGATTGCCCCAAGTATGCACAAAATGCTGATGACTACGTTCAATAAAATACTGCTTTGGTATCCTATAAATCCATCTTTGAATAGTGAGAATCCTGCGGTGCAGAAAGCAGAGACTGAGTGAAAGACTCCCAAATACAAAGCATCATTAAAACCAAAATCTTTTGTCCAATAAAGAGTGAGCACTAAAGCGCCCAAAGCTTCTATTGTGAATGTAATTACTGTTATTATTTTTACAAACCATATCATATTAACTGTCGTTGGTCTCTTAACTGATTCTCTTAGTAGTATTCTATCTGTGATGGATATTTTTCCTCCAAGTCCCAAGACCATTAATGTAACCCCTATCATATACCCAAGTGCGCCAATCTGGAATAATAGCAATATTATTCCTTGGCCAAAAAGAGAATAATATGTTCCAGTATCTTCGACTATAAGGCCAGTCGTAGTTGAAGCCGAAGTAGAAGTGAAAAGAGCGTCAATATAATTTTGAGAGATACTAGATGAGGAAGCTATAGGTAACATAAGCAATAATGACCCTATTATTGATATGGAAATATACCCTATTACCAGTAACTGAATTGGCGTTAAAACATCCCATACCTTTTCTAGAGTGATTTTCTTCATCTGGTCTATCTTTTTTATTTTCTTTTATATCTATTTCTTTTATTTTATTGAAATCCTTAAGATTAAATTTATATTAATTGAAAAAGAAATACTGTTTGGCGAGAATATGGATTTAATTTTGAGAAATGCTAGATTAAACGATAATAATTATTTAGTTGATATAGGGATTTGCAATGGCAAGTTTTCTGAGATAAAAAAGAACATTACTAAGAAAGGTGAAGAAGAAATCGATTTGAATGGAAGATTTGTTTCCCCACCTCTAGTTGAGATACATGTGCACATGGACGCAGCCCTTACTGTGGGCGAGCCTAGATATAATCTCGGGGGCTCGCTATTAGAAGGGATTGATATATGGGCGGAGAGAAAAAAGACCCTTACAAAAGAAGATGTCAAGGCTAGGGTAAGGAAAGCGTTGAAGTGGGAGCTTGCAAACGGAGTTACAAGAGTTAGGACCCATGTTGACGTTTGTGATCCCTCTCTAAATGCGCTCAATGCTATGGTAGAAATTAAAAAGGAGTTCAAGAATTATATCGATGTTCAGATAGTCGCATTTCCCCAGGAAGGAATCTTTTCATATCCCGATGGAGAAGAATTGATGAGAAAGGCAATGGAGAAAGGCGCAGATGTAGTGGGAGGAATCCCCCATTATGAGTGGACAAGAGAGGACGGTGTAAAGGACGCAATATTTGCAGTTTCATTAGGAAAAGAGCTAGGCAAAATGGTGGATCTTCATATAGATGAAACTGATGATGATCATTCAAGATTTGTTGAAGTTTTAGCAGCAGAAACAATAAAGAAGAATCACCAAGGAAAAGTCACGGCAAGTCATACTACTGCAATGCACTCTTACAATAATGCTTACGCCTTCAAGCTATTAGGATGGATTAAGAAGGCAGAGCTAAATATGGTCACAAATCCTCTTGATAATTCTGTTCTTCAGGCAAGATTTGACACATATCCAAAAAGAAGGGGCCACACTAGGGTAAAAGAGATGGACGCAATGGGGATAAATGTCTCTATAGCTGATGATTCTATCATGGATCCATGGTATCCTCTTGGGCTTGGAGACCCTTTGCAGGCGGCCTTTGTTTTTGTCCATTACGGCCAGATGTCTGGGTACAATGAAATGATGAGATTGATTGAGATGATTACAACAAATCCGGCCAAAGCGTTTGGCGCCAAGGATTATGGCATTAAGGAAGGAGCTCCTGCTGACCTAGTAGTATATGATGCACCAACAGCAATAGATGCAATAAGGCTAGTTGCTAGGAGATACTTAGTTATCAAAAATGGTAAGACCATAGCACAAACAAAACCATACGAGACTAGTGTATTCCTAAATGGAAAAGAAGAGGCAATAGACTTTATTAAATAATATTTATTATTAAATAGAATTTATAAATATTTGCTATTTCTTAATTAAACTTTAAAGTATATCCGATAAGTATTTGAGGATAAACTTATTATAATGAAGGAAGGAGGTTTTAAAATAGAAGAGAAAAATAAGAAAAAGTTGACTACAGTTGCCGGCGCACCTGTGGCTGACAATCAAAATACAATGACTGCGGGACCTAGAGGCCCTGTATTGCTACAGGATGTATGGTATCTTGAAAAATTAGCTCATTTTGATAGAGAAGTTATACCTGAGAGGAGAATGCATGCAAAAGGCTCTGGTGCATATGGAACATTTACAGTAACACATGATATTACAAAGTATACCAAGGCAAAGATTTTCTCTGAAATTGGAAAGAAAACTGAGATGTTTGTACGTTTTTCAACAGTTGCTGGTGAGCGTGGTGCTGCAGATGCAGAGCGTGATATCCGTGGCTTTGCTATGAAATTTTATACAGAAGAAGGCAACTGGGACCTTGTTGGAAACAATACTCCAGTTTTTTTCCTTCGTGACCCACTTAAATTTCCCGATTTAAATCACGCGGTAAAACGTGACCCTCGTACAAATATGAGGAGTGCAAAAAATAACTGGGACTTTTGGACATCACTTCCCGAAGCATTACATCAGGTAACTATCACTATGAGTGACAGGGGTATCCCATTATCTTTTAGACACATGCACGGTTTTGGTAGCCACACTTTTAGTATGATTAATGCCAAGAATGAACGAGTATGGGTCAAATTCCATCTTGTTTGTCAACAAGGCATCAAAACCTTGACAGATGCAGAAGCTGAAGCCGTAATAGCGAAGGATCGAGAAAGCAATCAGCGTGACCTTCTCGAAAGCATCGACCGTGGAGATTTCCCTAAATGGAAGATGTTTATACAGGTAATGACTGAAGAGCAAGCAAATAACATGCCTTACAATCCTTTCGATTTGACAAAGATCTGGTATAAGAAAGATTTCCCATTGATAGAGGTTGGGTATTTTGAACTAAATAGAAATCCAGATAATTATTTTGCAGAAGTTGAACAAGCAGCTTTTAACCCCGCCAATGTTGTCCCTGGGATAGGCTTTTCACCAGATAAAATGCTTCAGGGAAGACTGTTCTCTTATGGCGATGCACAACGTTACAGATTAGGCGTCAATCATCATCAGATACCTGTAAACGCACCAAGATGCCCTGTAAACAGTTACCATAGGGATGGGCAAATGAGGGTTAACAATAATGCAGGCAGCACTCTTGCATATGAACCTAACAGCTATGGAGAATGGCAAGAACAACCAGGTTTCAAAGAACCACCACTTTCTATAAATGGTCCAGCAGACAATTGGAACTTCCGGGAAGATGACGATGATTACTATACTCAACCAGGCAAACTTTTTAGATTGATGAATTCTGAGCAGCAAAAAGCATTATTTGAGAATACTGCTCGTGCCATGGGGGAGGCTCCAAAACATGTTAAAATCAGACACATCGGAAACTGCTTGAAAGTTGACCCTGCTTATGGCAAGGGAGTTGCGGACGCATTAGGGATATCGTTAGACGAAGTAAAA is from Methanofastidiosum sp. and encodes:
- a CDS encoding TrkA family potassium uptake protein, whose protein sequence is MKQFVVIGLGNFGINVATALHKLGNQVLVIDESERKVEQIKDLVTQAIVADTTDRKVLSEFVDKSVDAAIVCMGDNIEASVMITLYLKDLGIEKIIAKAINEDHGRILGLVGATKIIYPEKDVAIELAETLTTPNLINWLPVEPDYKIFELKAPKEYVGKTLAELKLDDNYGIQVIAVKEGPKGPFHLIPGGSFTITENSSLAIIGKNEDIAKLKSNNK
- a CDS encoding catalase, producing the protein MEEKNKKKLTTVAGAPVADNQNTMTAGPRGPVLLQDVWYLEKLAHFDREVIPERRMHAKGSGAYGTFTVTHDITKYTKAKIFSEIGKKTEMFVRFSTVAGERGAADAERDIRGFAMKFYTEEGNWDLVGNNTPVFFLRDPLKFPDLNHAVKRDPRTNMRSAKNNWDFWTSLPEALHQVTITMSDRGIPLSFRHMHGFGSHTFSMINAKNERVWVKFHLVCQQGIKTLTDAEAEAVIAKDRESNQRDLLESIDRGDFPKWKMFIQVMTEEQANNMPYNPFDLTKIWYKKDFPLIEVGYFELNRNPDNYFAEVEQAAFNPANVVPGIGFSPDKMLQGRLFSYGDAQRYRLGVNHHQIPVNAPRCPVNSYHRDGQMRVNNNAGSTLAYEPNSYGEWQEQPGFKEPPLSINGPADNWNFREDDDDYYTQPGKLFRLMNSEQQKALFENTARAMGEAPKHVKIRHIGNCLKVDPAYGKGVADALGISLDEVK
- the codA gene encoding cytosine deaminase, translating into MDLILRNARLNDNNYLVDIGICNGKFSEIKKNITKKGEEEIDLNGRFVSPPLVEIHVHMDAALTVGEPRYNLGGSLLEGIDIWAERKKTLTKEDVKARVRKALKWELANGVTRVRTHVDVCDPSLNALNAMVEIKKEFKNYIDVQIVAFPQEGIFSYPDGEELMRKAMEKGADVVGGIPHYEWTREDGVKDAIFAVSLGKELGKMVDLHIDETDDDHSRFVEVLAAETIKKNHQGKVTASHTTAMHSYNNAYAFKLLGWIKKAELNMVTNPLDNSVLQARFDTYPKRRGHTRVKEMDAMGINVSIADDSIMDPWYPLGLGDPLQAAFVFVHYGQMSGYNEMMRLIEMITTNPAKAFGAKDYGIKEGAPADLVVYDAPTAIDAIRLVARRYLVIKNGKTIAQTKPYETSVFLNGKEEAIDFIK
- a CDS encoding potassium transporter TrkG is translated as MKKITLEKVWDVLTPIQLLVIGYISISIIGSLLLMLPIASSSSISQNYIDALFTSTSASTTTGLIVEDTGTYYSLFGQGIILLLFQIGALGYMIGVTLMVLGLGGKISITDRILLRESVKRPTTVNMIWFVKIITVITFTIEALGALVLTLYWTKDFGFNDALYLGVFHSVSAFCTAGFSLFKDGFIGYQSSILLNVVISILCILGAIGFFVIYDVLRFIGASYKKEQKKLSVYAKFSFLLTITLILFGFIIIFISEGDSIMASLFQAISSSSTTGFNSVDISIMGLPSLFIMMILMFIGASSGGTGGGMKSSTFGVLVLFTYYLLKGKKDVNIFKRIISPEKIDKAFGIFITSMIFIVVALGILLFTEEFSFISLLFEIVSALGTVGLSLGITPHLSSIGKLVIISLMLIGRIGPLAIGFSLLGKQKEISFKYPKADIFVG